The DNA segment AGCTGGAAGCCATCCAGAACCAGCACTCCATTGATACTGCAGCACTGGCATCTGCCATGAACGAGATACGAAGGCTGAGGCTTCAGCTCGAGATGGTCCTTCGATCCGAGGCTGCACTTACAAAGAAGTCTGAAGTTGAACACGTAGAGATGCAGTCTTCAAAAAGAGATCTCGCGGAGGTGTCATTCTCCATTGAAAACCTAAAACTTCAGCTCATAAGTAGTGAAAAAGCTGAAGCTGAAGCAAAATCCACGCTTGCTGAGACAAGGAAACAACTGGAAGTTGCACAGAGTACAATTGAAGCTCTCCTTACTGATGGGTCAAAACTCATGGAATCTTTCAGTATCGTAGCTACCGAACTAAAAGAATCCAGATCACGAGTCAAGTCACTTGAAGAAACTGTGAAGAGACTGCAGGAAGAGCGGTTCACTGCTCATCTccaagacttagctggttttggcaATCCAAAAAAGATCTGCTTCGGTTCTTTAGACTCTGAAGTGGAACAGTTGATGTCAGCACTGGAAGATGCTTGGATCAAGAATCAGCAAGAGCAGATCGAGAGAACAGTAAAGATCCAGTGCACTCGTGAAATGATGGAGAAAATGAGTACTGACTCCAGACTAAGAGAATCTGAACTAGAATTGCGACTAATTGATACTGAATCAGAGGTTACTGTGCTCAAGTCCAATCTGTTTGACAAGGAAGAGGAGCTACAGAGAATCTCAGATATGAACAAGAAGCTGCTTGCAGACAGCGAGGAAGCACGAGAAAATCAAATTGAATCCGAACTTGGTTTAAAGCTAACAAAATCAATTGCTGATGCTAAGGATTTAAAGTCTAAACTAACAAATTTGGTGATAGATCTACAGAGACTATCTGAAGAGAACGAGCAACTAAAATCCGAGCTGAGGAGGACTGAAACAGAGAACCATAAAGCTTGTGAAGAAGCAATAGCCGAGATGAAGTCAGCTAAGGCTGCGGAGGAGGAGGCACTGATGAAGCTAGGATCCATTTCCGACAAAGCTGAGAAGTACAACCGAAGGGCTACAAGGGTGGCTGAAGAGCTGGAGGCAGTTCAAGCAGTGAAGTCTGAAATGGAAGCTGAGCTGAGGAAGCTCAAGGTGCAAGCGGAACAGTGGAGGAAGGCAGCTGAAACTGCCATTATGATGCTTACGGCTGACAACAATGGGAAATTTTCCGGAGCTGTGGATTCCGAGCGCAAATCTGCTGAAGGGAAGTTGATGAGCTTACGCTTCTCCGATGACATTGGTGAGGAATCCTCGAGGAAGAAGAAAAACTATGTCCTTAGAAGAATCAGAGGGATGTGGAACAAGGAGCAGAAGTAATAGTCAATTTGCATCTGCAGTTTGTAATGTTAATCGAATACCTTGGCTTCTGTTTAATATTGAAACAATAAATAAACATTTGTGTTTCCGGAGCTGAGATTTCTTGAACTGCGAATTCATTCTTTCTAGTGATAGGAACACAGGAGCTTTACAGCTATTGATCTCATCGTTCTACTTTGCTAGTTTTCTGAATCAGGATTTAGGAGAACATGCTTCTTTTGTGGACTACACACATACACACGAGATTTTGTTCAACAAGCTTGGAAGTGATACTAGAACAAAGAGCAAAATTTCAAAAAGGAGAAGAACAAGTGCCTGAGAACAGCAGTCGTTTttatctttcttcctcttctttttttcttttttaccaaTTAAAGCCTCTCACATCTCTCTTTCCTTTCATAACCTTGACAAACAAAagctttcaagaaaaatattctaAGAGTGACACATTCTCTATCTGTCTTCCTCTCCCACGTTTGAGAACACATTTGCATTTTTAATATGCggttgaagaaaaaaaattaaataaatatgtaattatgaaatttttgaagtgtttaataaacaatatataaAAACTACATCTTAAATATACATTGATATAAGTGTTCTCTtgtgaaattatatttcaaaagttatTGAATATTTTGTGATAAATTTGCCCTTCTAATaactttaatatttattcaaaaataaatacatatttttatttaagtaaataagcaaataaaataaataaatatgtaatctcataaaagatttcatgtggcccgaatatatgataaaaaagtataataatataaatagatataagataacttttaaaaatacataaataaaatatcaccttatagaaaatataaattatgttggttttttcactaaatcattttgataatcttataattttagataatgtaATAGGGTATTTTTAGAATTTAAAAGATTATATTAATATCCCACAAATGTTGATATGTAAATGCTATCCTTAgttaacagaagaagaagattaaagaaaaaaaaaaacaggaaCCCTTCAACAATCAATCAATCGTCAATCGTCACATCAGCAtctgtggaaaaaaaaaaagattaaggtaattatttaatattacgaAATATCTCCTCATGTGGCCAGCAACCATTGGTCTAACCTTTCATATTCTCAAACCTAAATTTAATTTAGGTATCACATCGAGAGATCATATCCATCTCCAACACAAGTAGGATCCATTTTGGGCATGGAAagtgttagtgaacaaatgtgtgGCTGGAGAGTCAACACGGCTAGGTCCACGAGCTGATGTCAGGAGATTTCTGCAGGTTGATTTGGATGATGAGGTACTCGAGCTCTCGGGAAGGAGTGCTGGTTGGAGTTGGTCGGGGTCGGGACTGATTGGCGACTCCTTGGTGCCGGGCGAGTCGCGCTCCCGTGCTAAGTCCCTCACAGTCGATGGGTAGTAGCCCTCCTGTAAAATGGCCACCGTCGGGTGGTACCCGGTCGTGGCGCCTCCGATGAGTAAGTCCGTAGTCTCCCTCTTTTTTTAGAGGCCGGGATAGAGGTCTTTATACTACCATGAGAGGATCGGTCGTACGTGGATTGGCATGGTGGACATAGCACAACATCAGTACGGATTCTGGATCAGTGTGTGGGGCGTTGTTGTCCCGGGATTGTTGGAACCAGGCATGTCGAACAGTCTTGGGGGTACGAGTTCTGACATAGCGTGTGGCATCAGCTATAACGTGTCTTGGGGGCAAAACATGGCTTATCACTTCCACCGAAACATCCCCCCCCCCCCGACATGGCGCGCCGTGGGGTCCTGGAAGGGCCGAGAGGCGTGCCGGGGTCGGAGTGGTGTGACTGCATCGGTTTGCTTGTGAATGGGATATGGATCGGCTCATTAAGGGGCGGCGCCCCGGGCCTCAGGAAGGATCGGCTCTGCTGATCGGGCAGCTGGGGCTAGACAAGGCAAGACCAAAGTGTCGTAGGTTAGATAACTGGTTTGGCGCGGCTCGGAGTTACGACCGCCGAGTTGCGAGCTGGAGTGACTCGGTTAGAGATCTGACGAGCCGCGAGCGGGAGATCGATGTGGAGTGACTTGGACGATGGACTAGGCCGGCGAGATGTGGCTCGCACGTTGGACTAGCTGAGAGGCGACTGGCCGCGAAGCatgactcgggcattggattggccGAAATGCGGCTCGG comes from the Musa acuminata AAA Group cultivar baxijiao chromosome BXJ2-8, Cavendish_Baxijiao_AAA, whole genome shotgun sequence genome and includes:
- the LOC135581973 gene encoding interactor of constitutive active ROPs 3-like; amino-acid sequence: MQIPKTRNGSSEVPGKNSMLMLKSKCPAKVTGSELNTSSSTNSSKLVADRSPKIECRTAKTMETEKRGSSRVTELECQIAQLQDDLKKTRDQLNCTESWKRRAQQESEEAKKQLLVVALKLEDSKSQMMELSAAEESRIQELRKISQERDRAWQSELEAIQNQHSIDTAALASAMNEIRRLRLQLEMVLRSEAALTKKSEVEHVEMQSSKRDLAEVSFSIENLKLQLISSEKAEAEAKSTLAETRKQLEVAQSTIEALLTDGSKLMESFSIVATELKESRSRVKSLEETVKRLQEERFTAHLQDLAGFGNPKKICFGSLDSEVEQLMSALEDAWIKNQQEQIERTVKIQCTREMMEKMSTDSRLRESELELRLIDTESEVTVLKSNLFDKEEELQRISDMNKKLLADSEEARENQIESELGLKLTKSIADAKDLKSKLTNLVIDLQRLSEENEQLKSELRRTETENHKACEEAIAEMKSAKAAEEEALMKLGSISDKAEKYNRRATRVAEELEAVQAVKSEMEAELRKLKVQAEQWRKAAETAIMMLTADNNGKFSGAVDSERKSAEGKLMSLRFSDDIGEESSRKKKNYVLRRIRGMWNKEQK